A region of Salinibacter sp. 10B DNA encodes the following proteins:
- a CDS encoding MoxR family ATPase yields MPEQDLSDVKDRIATESAFVDDLLNEIGRVVVGQQYMIERLLIGLLADGHVLLEGVPGLAKTLTVSALSKAIGTDFQRIQFTPDLLPADLLGTLVYNQKKGTFSIKKGPIFTNIILADEINRSPAKVQSALLESMQERQVTIGERTFPLDDPFLVLATQNPIEQEGTYPLPEAQVDRFMLKIGVDYPTRDEELEIMRRMARTSERPSVRSVATPEQILRARDVINDLYVDERVEQYIVDLVLTSREPETKGLDDLGPLVEYGASPRASINLNLAARAHAFLQHRAYVTPEDVRAVAMDVLQHRIVITYEAEAEQVTPVDIVERILNTVEVP; encoded by the coding sequence ATGCCCGAACAGGACTTATCGGATGTCAAAGACCGGATTGCTACGGAGAGCGCCTTCGTAGACGACCTGCTGAATGAGATCGGCCGCGTGGTGGTGGGGCAGCAGTACATGATCGAGCGCCTGCTCATCGGGTTGCTGGCGGACGGCCATGTGCTACTGGAAGGCGTGCCGGGGCTGGCCAAGACGCTCACCGTCAGTGCCTTGTCGAAGGCCATCGGGACGGATTTTCAGCGCATCCAGTTTACGCCGGACCTGCTTCCCGCCGATCTGCTCGGGACGCTCGTTTACAACCAGAAGAAAGGGACATTTTCAATTAAGAAGGGGCCGATTTTCACCAACATCATCCTGGCCGACGAAATCAACCGTTCGCCGGCGAAGGTGCAGAGTGCCCTTCTGGAGAGCATGCAGGAACGGCAGGTGACGATCGGGGAGCGGACGTTTCCCCTCGATGATCCGTTTCTCGTGCTTGCGACCCAGAACCCGATCGAGCAGGAGGGCACCTATCCGTTGCCGGAGGCGCAGGTGGACCGGTTTATGCTTAAGATCGGGGTTGATTATCCGACACGGGACGAAGAGTTGGAGATCATGCGCCGGATGGCCCGAACGAGCGAGCGCCCAAGTGTCCGCTCTGTGGCGACCCCGGAACAAATCCTGCGGGCGCGGGACGTGATTAACGACCTCTACGTGGACGAGCGGGTCGAGCAGTACATTGTGGATCTCGTGCTGACGTCACGGGAGCCGGAGACGAAAGGACTGGATGACCTGGGGCCCCTCGTTGAGTACGGGGCGTCGCCGCGGGCGAGCATCAACCTCAACCTGGCCGCCCGTGCCCATGCCTTCCTGCAGCACCGCGCCTACGTAACCCCGGAGGACGTGCGGGCCGTAGCGATGGACGTGCTCCAGCACCGCATCGTAATTACCTACGAGGCGGAGGCGGAACAAGTGACCCCGGTAGATATAGTCGAGCGCATCTTGAATACGGTCGAAGTTCCGTAG
- a CDS encoding NHL repeat-containing protein, with protein sequence MTLVRWGILLLLLMGPWTAVYAQNESKPTVLARFQEAVALDVDPRGRLYVADAGRDVVQILDAEGTVHATLGQSGTRAGEFDDPVDLDATNGQTLLVADAGNGRIQRFSSEWQYLEALPVGSTFGGEWGQRAFDDGRDGSTVQGQGRPLAVASSDGDETFVIDGREGVVVKFDAQRRAERIIGSGMGGGGLQEPVALALDGARRLYVADAEQEAVLAYDLFGTFVERVATPSLPGIRAVSVHRERLWIVCPDRVMIWDPETESTTEHPISLEAPLVDVARQGEDLFLLTSKEMSRLPHR encoded by the coding sequence ATGACGCTAGTGCGATGGGGCATCCTTTTGCTTCTGCTCATGGGGCCGTGGACGGCGGTGTATGCACAAAATGAATCGAAGCCGACGGTTCTGGCTCGTTTTCAGGAGGCGGTCGCACTGGACGTAGACCCGAGGGGCCGTCTCTACGTGGCCGATGCTGGGCGCGACGTGGTGCAGATTCTTGACGCGGAAGGGACAGTCCACGCGACGCTCGGGCAGTCCGGGACCCGAGCAGGCGAGTTTGATGATCCAGTGGATCTGGATGCGACGAACGGGCAGACGCTTCTGGTGGCCGATGCCGGGAACGGGCGCATTCAGCGCTTCTCCTCCGAATGGCAGTATCTGGAGGCCCTGCCGGTCGGATCAACGTTTGGGGGCGAGTGGGGGCAGCGCGCCTTCGACGATGGGCGCGATGGATCCACCGTCCAGGGGCAGGGGCGGCCCCTCGCCGTGGCGAGCAGTGACGGCGACGAGACCTTCGTGATCGATGGGCGAGAGGGGGTGGTCGTGAAATTCGATGCTCAGCGCCGGGCCGAGCGAATTATTGGGAGTGGCATGGGCGGAGGTGGGCTGCAAGAGCCGGTGGCGCTCGCCCTCGACGGCGCTCGGCGGCTCTACGTTGCTGACGCCGAGCAGGAGGCCGTGCTCGCATACGATCTCTTCGGCACCTTCGTCGAACGGGTGGCTACGCCCTCTCTGCCGGGTATTCGGGCAGTATCGGTGCATCGAGAGCGGCTCTGGATCGTGTGTCCCGACCGGGTGATGATTTGGGATCCGGAGACCGAATCGACCACCGAGCATCCCATCTCTCTGGAGGCCCCGCTCGTGGATGTGGCCCGTCAGGGCGAGGATCTGTTTTTGCTCACGTCGAAGGAGATGTCTCGCCTTCCGCACCGGTGA
- the purD gene encoding phosphoribosylamine--glycine ligase, producing MRILVIGSGGREHALVQALARSPHADALYAAPGNPGTAQHATNVGIASDDFDGLVEFARTEDIDLTIVGPEQPLVEGIVDRFTEEGLRIIGPKAAAARLEGSKAFADQFMERHGIPTADFRVFDADEYDEASSYLEEVGAPIVVKADGLAAGKGAFVCNTLEEAHQALDEIVDDRAFGAAGDQVVIEEKMEGEEVSIFALTDGSHYVLLSPSQDHKPIGEGGTGPNTGGMGAFSPAPIVDGPLLTRICREIVEPTLQGMEDEGTPYTGVLYCGLMITKEGPKVVEYNCRLGDPEAQVVLPLVESDLVEVFDRLADGALETGSLRASSGAAACVVLASEGYPIDYDTGVEITGIDDAESLPEVSVLHAGTRLRPDGVLVTDGGRVLGVTALGTDLPQALDRAYEGVEAVHFDGKTFRTDIGEKGVRHLSEA from the coding sequence ATGCGAATTCTCGTCATTGGAAGCGGCGGGCGCGAGCACGCCCTCGTTCAGGCACTTGCCCGGAGTCCCCACGCCGATGCGTTGTACGCTGCGCCCGGCAATCCGGGCACCGCTCAGCATGCCACCAACGTAGGAATTGCCTCCGACGATTTCGACGGACTGGTCGAGTTTGCTCGGACCGAAGATATTGATCTCACAATCGTGGGGCCTGAGCAGCCGCTCGTAGAGGGAATCGTAGACCGGTTTACGGAAGAAGGGCTCCGCATCATTGGTCCGAAAGCGGCGGCGGCTCGGCTCGAAGGCAGCAAGGCCTTTGCCGATCAGTTCATGGAGCGGCACGGCATTCCGACCGCCGACTTCCGCGTGTTTGACGCCGACGAGTACGACGAAGCGTCAAGCTATTTGGAGGAGGTCGGGGCCCCGATTGTCGTGAAGGCCGACGGACTGGCGGCCGGAAAGGGGGCGTTTGTTTGCAATACTCTGGAAGAGGCCCACCAGGCGCTCGACGAGATTGTGGACGACCGCGCCTTTGGAGCGGCGGGCGATCAAGTCGTGATTGAAGAGAAAATGGAAGGAGAGGAGGTCAGCATCTTTGCCCTCACGGATGGCTCACACTACGTCCTTCTTAGCCCGTCTCAGGACCACAAGCCGATTGGAGAGGGCGGGACGGGGCCGAATACGGGGGGCATGGGCGCCTTTAGTCCAGCCCCGATCGTGGACGGCCCGTTGCTCACGCGCATCTGTCGAGAGATTGTAGAGCCGACGCTGCAGGGGATGGAGGACGAAGGCACGCCCTACACCGGCGTGCTGTACTGCGGCCTCATGATTACGAAGGAGGGACCGAAAGTGGTCGAGTACAACTGCCGGTTGGGCGATCCAGAAGCACAGGTCGTGCTGCCGCTGGTGGAGAGTGATCTCGTGGAGGTCTTCGACCGTCTGGCCGACGGGGCACTGGAAACCGGCTCGCTTCGGGCCTCGTCCGGCGCAGCGGCCTGTGTGGTCCTCGCATCCGAAGGGTATCCCATCGACTACGACACTGGGGTTGAGATCACGGGCATTGACGACGCAGAGTCGCTGCCGGAGGTGTCCGTTCTCCATGCGGGCACGCGGCTTCGTCCCGATGGCGTCCTCGTCACGGACGGCGGGCGCGTACTCGGCGTTACGGCGCTTGGGACGGATCTACCGCAGGCCCTCGACCGCGCCTACGAGGGCGTGGAGGCCGTGCACTTCGACGGAAAGACGTTCCGGACCGACATAGGGGAGAAGGGAGTGCGGCACCTTTCGGAGGCGTAG
- a CDS encoding BamA/TamA family outer membrane protein: MHTPSSAPFSSPFLAWPNRRPVRLALLVLVTGLLFWPSPALGQADFPGAPDTTSVNFRAYLADFLGPRAGPGIGVGMVVHNLARDDDQWLVTAAPALHEQVATLSFASANPNRAHRYVLTDVRGLHTNRDWLAGRGERRPAIERSSVHGRIRVGQAFLDRQLLIQPHVTVSHHTIQNVSSPLPHPDGHASFRSSLRSPQTGMRPGLALQFDTRDQTLHTTRGLLVQGTWAQYVSLSAASVRFDQFALDAYGYVPLGGLHRVAIRGSGIITQSRGSDPVPIYMRPRLGGSQVPGLARGQFIGKHRLLGSALYRFPLKHILGFAAIEGHLGVHLANVYDDLDAQFSPSVSFEEDPPYEDARPLRPAASAGLRFLAPARERVTLEVALGVTPSGVSGVRFSFLQSLQALRPPHHTLSHLW; encoded by the coding sequence ATGCACACGCCGTCCTCGGCCCCCTTTTCGTCCCCCTTTCTCGCCTGGCCCAATCGCCGCCCAGTCCGGCTGGCCCTTCTGGTGCTCGTAACCGGCCTGCTGTTCTGGCCGTCGCCTGCCCTCGGTCAGGCCGACTTCCCCGGAGCTCCCGACACAACAAGCGTCAACTTTCGCGCGTACCTCGCTGATTTCCTGGGGCCTCGTGCCGGCCCGGGCATTGGCGTAGGAATGGTCGTGCACAATCTTGCGCGAGACGACGACCAGTGGCTGGTAACGGCTGCTCCGGCCCTTCACGAACAGGTGGCCACCCTTTCGTTTGCGAGTGCCAATCCGAACCGCGCCCACCGGTACGTACTGACCGACGTGCGCGGACTTCATACCAACCGCGACTGGCTAGCCGGCCGGGGCGAGAGACGCCCTGCGATCGAACGATCTTCTGTCCACGGCCGCATTCGCGTGGGTCAAGCGTTTCTTGATCGCCAACTCCTCATCCAGCCGCACGTTACGGTCTCGCATCACACCATCCAGAACGTCTCCAGCCCCCTCCCCCACCCGGACGGACACGCGAGCTTCCGCTCTTCCCTCCGCTCGCCGCAAACCGGAATGCGCCCGGGCCTCGCCCTCCAGTTCGACACTCGTGACCAAACGCTCCACACTACCCGCGGCCTGTTGGTTCAGGGCACCTGGGCACAGTACGTTTCCCTCAGTGCCGCATCGGTCCGCTTCGATCAGTTTGCGCTCGACGCATACGGATACGTTCCACTCGGCGGCCTGCATCGGGTGGCCATTCGGGGCTCCGGAATCATCACGCAGTCGAGAGGCTCCGATCCGGTCCCGATCTACATGCGGCCGCGACTGGGAGGCTCGCAAGTGCCTGGCCTCGCACGGGGACAATTCATCGGAAAGCACCGGCTGCTGGGCAGTGCCCTGTACCGGTTTCCTCTGAAGCACATCCTGGGTTTTGCGGCAATCGAGGGACACCTGGGCGTACATCTTGCGAACGTGTATGACGATCTCGACGCCCAGTTTTCACCGTCCGTCTCGTTTGAAGAAGATCCCCCGTACGAAGACGCCCGCCCGCTTCGGCCGGCCGCCTCCGCCGGCCTCCGATTCCTTGCCCCGGCTCGCGAACGAGTGACCCTTGAGGTTGCTCTTGGCGTAACCCCCTCCGGCGTCTCCGGCGTTCGCTTTTCGTTCCTGCAGTCGTTACAGGCCCTCCGTCCGCCTCATCACACGCTCAGTCATCTGTGGTGA
- a CDS encoding lysylphosphatidylglycerol synthase domain-containing protein: MPRWLRILLKSSLTLGGMTALVMAVDPAVLLDSLHQARGFWIAAAVLLLPLNLFLDGWVWTRLLKTLDGSFPSRTIAKAVMSGLALGFWTPARLGEYAGRAFAFPDADQWAISLTVFVQRMVDMAIGVIVGLATVIGAIGLGLLPSSLSWLAAAGIGLGTGGGLLAVLLNPAWGHRWAQGLLPDSRLTERTILLERLTPRQGLAVGLGSLVRYLVFTGQFVCLGLALQPSASVGALAIAVSLTFYAKYLLPSLTLLDLGIREGAAVFFFSLVGLGTASGLNAALLLFAINVLVPALLGLPFVARLPLPSASDDAITRRCSVLPESG; this comes from the coding sequence ATGCCTCGCTGGCTGCGCATTCTGCTAAAATCGTCCCTCACTCTCGGAGGAATGACGGCGCTCGTGATGGCCGTGGATCCAGCGGTTCTGCTCGACTCGCTCCATCAAGCCCGTGGCTTCTGGATCGCAGCGGCGGTGCTCTTGCTTCCGCTGAACCTCTTCCTGGACGGATGGGTGTGGACCCGCCTTCTCAAGACTCTGGATGGCTCCTTTCCCTCACGCACAATCGCAAAAGCAGTTATGAGCGGCCTTGCACTCGGCTTTTGGACGCCGGCGCGGCTCGGGGAGTACGCAGGGCGGGCGTTTGCCTTTCCGGACGCCGACCAATGGGCGATCTCACTCACTGTATTTGTCCAGCGCATGGTGGACATGGCGATAGGGGTGATCGTCGGGCTGGCGACCGTTATCGGCGCAATCGGGCTGGGCCTTCTGCCCTCGTCTCTCTCGTGGCTGGCAGCGGCGGGAATCGGCCTCGGCACCGGGGGCGGACTCCTCGCCGTGCTTCTGAATCCGGCCTGGGGCCACCGCTGGGCGCAGGGGCTCCTGCCCGACAGTCGGCTCACGGAACGCACGATCCTGCTTGAGCGCCTGACGCCACGACAAGGCCTCGCGGTCGGACTAGGGTCGTTGGTGCGATACCTCGTGTTTACCGGCCAGTTTGTGTGCCTGGGTCTCGCCCTTCAGCCGTCCGCTTCTGTTGGAGCTCTCGCCATTGCTGTGAGTCTCACGTTCTACGCCAAGTACCTCTTGCCCTCCCTTACGCTGCTAGACCTCGGGATCCGGGAAGGCGCCGCCGTCTTTTTCTTCTCCCTGGTTGGCTTGGGTACGGCTTCGGGCCTCAACGCCGCTCTCTTGCTCTTTGCGATCAATGTGCTCGTGCCCGCCCTGCTTGGCCTCCCGTTCGTCGCCCGCCTTCCGCTGCCTTCCGCTTCGGACGACGCCATTACCCGGCGTTGCTCCGTCCTCCCTGAATCCGGATAA
- a CDS encoding glycosyltransferase — protein sequence MPTPILALLIVVVALYGVQLGLAAWGFARVRRAPGPAPPDEWPSVSVVVPARNEADDIDTCLDSLRACDYPDDKLEIIVVDDFSTDGTPERVRQRQPAGMPATADPVRLVKMAAEQPENGNHKPAAVATGVDAATGDVILTTDADCTVPSTWIRSMVRRCTPETPFVAGPVAYEHADRFLPRLQALELMGLIGYGAGTLGIGLPTFCNSANVAYRREAIDALAAAPNGAAQDELLLQHVAYDTERDVTFNPDPAALVTTAPTSSFSGYLAQQARWAHMGLRYPFVLPKLMVVGLWAAHVALFLACAAALALPAWREPVLTVFLAKMGVDALLAVPPAKHFGQRGLLRSAVPTELLLLVAVPIVGIVGTFGPLEWKGRELE from the coding sequence GTGCCAACGCCTATTCTCGCTTTGTTGATTGTCGTGGTTGCCCTTTACGGGGTGCAACTCGGACTGGCGGCGTGGGGGTTTGCGCGCGTAAGGCGGGCCCCTGGCCCCGCTCCGCCGGATGAGTGGCCGTCGGTGTCCGTCGTTGTCCCCGCCCGCAACGAGGCCGACGACATCGACACCTGCCTCGACAGCCTCCGGGCCTGCGACTATCCCGACGACAAACTCGAGATTATCGTCGTCGACGACTTCTCGACGGATGGGACCCCAGAGCGGGTGCGCCAACGACAGCCGGCCGGCATGCCGGCCACGGCCGATCCGGTCCGGCTCGTCAAAATGGCGGCCGAGCAACCGGAAAATGGCAACCACAAACCCGCAGCCGTAGCGACGGGCGTAGACGCCGCCACCGGAGACGTCATTCTGACGACGGACGCTGATTGCACGGTGCCCTCGACCTGGATTCGCTCCATGGTGCGACGCTGCACGCCGGAGACGCCGTTCGTGGCCGGACCGGTGGCCTATGAGCACGCCGATCGCTTCCTCCCCCGCCTTCAGGCCCTCGAACTTATGGGACTCATCGGCTACGGGGCTGGCACGCTGGGCATAGGCCTTCCCACGTTTTGCAACAGTGCCAACGTGGCGTACCGGCGCGAGGCCATTGACGCTCTGGCCGCCGCCCCAAACGGCGCTGCCCAGGACGAGCTCCTGCTGCAACACGTGGCCTACGACACGGAGCGGGACGTCACCTTCAACCCCGATCCCGCCGCCCTGGTCACGACGGCACCGACGAGTTCATTTTCGGGATACTTGGCCCAGCAGGCCCGATGGGCACACATGGGGCTCCGGTATCCTTTTGTGTTGCCCAAACTAATGGTGGTGGGTCTCTGGGCAGCCCATGTGGCTCTCTTCCTGGCCTGCGCGGCGGCACTGGCCCTTCCGGCCTGGCGCGAACCTGTACTCACGGTCTTTCTGGCAAAAATGGGGGTCGATGCGCTGCTCGCCGTGCCTCCAGCCAAGCATTTTGGACAGCGTGGCCTGCTCCGCTCCGCGGTGCCCACCGAGCTACTGCTGCTGGTCGCCGTGCCGATCGTGGGCATTGTGGGTACCTTCGGGCCGCTGGAGTGGAAGGGTCGGGAGTTGGAGTAA
- a CDS encoding polysaccharide deacetylase family protein produces MRILVPYLATHGLRPFHRFFPDMLWRVDAQAPTAYLTFDDGPTTECTRALLDTLSEYNAQATHFLLGHHAEQHPKLVEDIVDEGHRVGNHTYRHSDPWTTPQDKLARELQRTTEILEDLVHTPVRALRPPYGHPTGFLREWCAAQNQRMVMWDVMPGDYLQTATADRVSSFVINHVRPGSVIVLHDNPICQDVTPQALDTILDTLTTRGWRFDAL; encoded by the coding sequence ATGAGAATCCTCGTCCCCTACCTTGCCACCCATGGCCTGCGCCCGTTCCATCGCTTCTTCCCCGACATGCTCTGGCGCGTAGACGCTCAGGCGCCCACAGCGTACCTCACGTTCGACGACGGCCCGACGACTGAGTGTACACGGGCCCTCCTCGATACTCTGTCAGAGTACAATGCCCAGGCGACCCACTTCCTCCTCGGCCACCATGCCGAGCAGCACCCCAAGCTCGTAGAGGATATTGTGGACGAGGGGCACCGTGTGGGCAACCACACCTACCGCCATTCCGATCCCTGGACGACGCCACAGGACAAGTTGGCCCGCGAGCTGCAGCGCACAACCGAGATTTTGGAAGACCTCGTGCACACTCCGGTGCGTGCCCTTCGCCCCCCCTACGGCCACCCCACCGGATTCCTGCGCGAGTGGTGCGCCGCCCAAAACCAGCGAATGGTGATGTGGGACGTGATGCCGGGCGACTACCTCCAGACCGCTACTGCCGACCGCGTCTCGTCCTTCGTGATCAACCACGTGCGCCCCGGCTCCGTCATCGTTCTGCACGACAACCCCATCTGCCAGGACGTGACGCCACAGGCACTCGACACAATTCTGGACACGCTGACGACAAGAGGATGGCGGTTCGATGCACTTTGA